A section of the Primulina eburnea isolate SZY01 chromosome 1, ASM2296580v1, whole genome shotgun sequence genome encodes:
- the LOC140831696 gene encoding LOW QUALITY PROTEIN: F-box protein At4g02733-like (The sequence of the model RefSeq protein was modified relative to this genomic sequence to represent the inferred CDS: inserted 1 base in 1 codon), with protein sequence MDTSLLLHCPTVSATCNPKLKRPCSSSLPDATRIPGPNPLDWLLESLLELPDSSGVALDLSVDRIVQSRPYDSDKDDVIDRAFRLGLALTEAANRSARRRASMHNAVXWALPSDLTIKVFSSLDSQSLCKAAAACLFFHKCAADPLCYSNIDLTAVAPKVNNMVVSTMIQRAGKELRSLKLGVVPCPVALLGSYPTLGISTRNFLDASRLLWNDKRSRQGKESFTLTRSCLAPLIADGGGPGALLRRLHLFNIERMDNTAFGAALMACQSLLDLEIVGLHVELSQTLESVSRSCPLLERLFFESSKTGRDDSLKLPTCHDLVTHCPYISTLGLRGFKLQDTKLRVFLKGFHQLKFVDFSTSYSITGDFLRNLGGCTGGNLLEVLILRDCMHLREAEVSRLLSAIFGGRFKYLRHLDVSNREGLASDDDWYHRCYSPSFTSLGLLLQERPHLCVLADFPTEGSFVEEPMTSSDNDMNLPSLIGSHTSEGSPCSFSPEHSYNSDQSSGNEDNVGPIFADYL encoded by the exons ATGGATACCAGTCTTCTCCTCCACTGCCCCACCGTCTCCGCCACCTGCAACCCCAAGCTCAAACGCCCCTGCTCCTCCTCGCTCCCGGACGCAACGCGAATCCCCGGCCCTAATCCGTTGGACTGGCTGTTGGAATCGCTTTTAGAACTTCCCGATTCATCAGGGGTCGCGCTTGACCTCTCCGTCGACCGCATAGTTCAGTCCAGGCCCTACGATTCTGATAAGGATGATGTCATCGACCGTGCCTTTCGTCTTGGCTTGGCTCTCACTGAAGCCGCCAATCGATCCGCCCGAAGGCGTGCTTCCATGCACAACGCTG GTTGGGCGTTACCGTCTGATCTCACTATCAAG GTATTTTCTTCACTTGATTCTCAAAGCTTATGTAAAGCTGCCGCTGCATGTTTGTTTTTCCACAAGTGTGCTGCAGACCCATTGTGCTACTCCAATATTGACTTGACAGCAGTAGCTCCAAAGGTCAACAATATGGTAGTTTCAACCATGATTCAACGTGCTGGGAAAGAACTGAG ATCTCTCAAGCTTGGAGTTGTGCCATGCCCTGTAGCATTGCTAGGTTCTTATCCAACCCTGGGTATTTCTACAAGGAATTTCTTAGATGCATCACGATTATTGTGGAATGATAAACGTTCTAGACAAGGAAAAGAGTCATTTACACTTACTAGGTCGTGCCTGGCTCCATTGATTGCTGATGGTGGTGGTCCTGG GGCTCTTTTGAGAAGGTTACACCTTTTCAATATTGAAAGAATGGACAACACTGCATTTGGTGCTGCATTAATGGCTTGTCAGTCTTTGCTCGATCTAGAAATTGTGGGACT TCATGTTGAACTGAGCCAGACACTGGAGTCAGTGAGTAGATCTTGCCCTCTGTTAGAGCGACTATTTTTTGAGTCATCAAAAACAG GTAGAGATGACAGTTTAAAATTACCTACATGCCATGATCTAGTGACTCATTGTCCTTACATATCAACATTGGGACTAAGAGGATTCAAATTACAGGACACAAAACTTCGTGTATTTTTAAAG GGATTCCACCAATTGAAATTTGTAGACTTTTCAACATCGTATTCAATTACTGGCGACTTTCTAAG GAATCTTGGTGGCTGTACAGGTGGAAACTTGTTGGAGGTTTTGATTTTGCGAGATTGTATGCACTTGAGAGAA GCTGAAGTTTCACGGTTGCTGTCGGCAATTTTTGGAGGACGCTTCAAATACCTTAGGCACCTT GATGTGTCAAATCGAGAGGGACTTGCTTCTGATGATGATTGGTATCATCGATGTTACTCCCCAAG TTTTACGTCGTTAGGacttttattgcaagaaaggcCTCATTTATGCGTGCTTGCGGATTTTCCTACAGAAGGAAG TTTTGTAGAAGAACCGATGACCAGCAGTGACAATGATATGAATCTACCCTCACTGATAGGAAGTCATACATCTGAGGGATCCCCTTGTTCTTTTTCGCCCGAGCACAGTTACAATAGCGATCAAAGTAGCGGTAATGAGGACAATGTAGGTCCCATATTCGCCGATTACTTGTGA
- the LOC140808347 gene encoding uncharacterized protein has protein sequence MNATLCAKRNWIVNRDVFFEYLSNEQTFGSSVNGLYEECLASSVLVVHEVPHTSARNWVRDDSSPHLLSLPHFSRQSVVVVVVFSTNQLRQKFFKNSPFIRQAITQNQRPKISQKEWFQNGVDPVQDSSFLDENGVVQDMDGYLNYLSLEYDSVWDTKPSWCQPWTIALTGIGIITCSWLVLHSLIVSGLVGAFICAWWYIFLYAYPKAYSDMIAERRKNVTSGVEDTYGIKTEQ, from the exons ATGAATGCCACACTATGCGCTAAACGTAACTGGATAGTGAATCGTGATGTATTTTTTGAATACCTATCTAATGAACAAACTTTTGGTAGCTCTGTTAATGGGTTATATGAAGAATGTCTTGCCTCTTCTGTTCTTGTAG TGCACGAAGTACCGCACACGTCTGCCAGAAACTGGGTTAGAGATGATAGCTCTCCACACCTGCTCTCGCTTCCCCATTTCTCTCGTCAATCCgtcgtcgtcgtcgtcgtcTTCTCTACAAATCAATTGCGACAAAAATTCTTCAAGAATTCGCCCTTCATTCGCCAAGCAATCACCCAAAACCAGAGACCAAAAATCTCTCAGAAGGAGTGGTTTCAGAATGGAGTCGACCCAGTTCAAGATTCGTCGTTTCTCGATGAAAACGGCGTCGTCCAAGACATGGATGGCTATCTCAATTATCTCTCCCTTGAGTATGATTCTGTTTGGGACACTAAACCTTCTTG GTGCCAACCATGGACAATCGCTCTAACTGGAATTGGAATAATCACATGTAGCTGGTTAGTTTTGCACTCTTTGATAGTTTCCGGTCTCGTAGGGGCTTTTATTTGTGCGTGGTGGTACATCTTTCTCTACGCGTATCCAAAG GCATATTCAGACATGATTGCTGAGAGACGAAAGAATGTCACCAGCGGTGTTGAAGACACCTATGGTATAAAAACAGAGCAATGA
- the LOC140831679 gene encoding uncharacterized protein encodes MPRISSAVEIPEDRRRRNLRYSPESRQHDRRNRSYSRSPGHIRVRGRGFRSRSPYDNGDNRYNRSSPDYSYPVIDRTLKSGERNEISYDNQTKSYLDRDFRNGHDADPESDEDLKGLGYEEYRRLKRQRLRKNLKIFIWNCTPSPPRDSNIALEGKLEDDGVEDERLDKEGVKVKRSIKKLSESEPASKSTDSEPESDDSRSKTKRKLRKSDSRRKSRRTKYVSESDNDSELESADSESETDDSRSRKRSTVRKSRSTRRSKRSKSVPDSDSDSEGSSDDESEEERRRLRRRNRKKSRKTNTSFKRKNSRKKSLSSDLGSGDKSETQSSDVNDDAKSKKLKHDLSTRSERSKRKRKSESPGTYSRESDFDSEKDANGVQEKVNEVNVNDDVKSEVIKFKEMIESRKKPVSDDDDDADVGPMPLPRAEGHISYGGALRPGEGDAIAQYVQQGKRIPRRGEVGLSAEEISKFESLGYVMSGSRHQRMNAIRIRKENQVYSAEDKRALAMFNYEEKAKREQKVMADLQRLVHRHIGQDSGPSHDPFSGRTGEEVEDD; translated from the coding sequence ATGCCTAGAATCTCATCCGCCGTAGAAATCCCGGAAGACCGCCGCCGCCGAAATCTTCGCTATTCTCCCGAATCACGTCAACACGACCGGCGCAACCGAAGCTACAGCCGGAGCCCTGGCCACATACGTGTCCGTGGCCGTGGTTTCAGAAGTCGGAGTCCCTATGACAACGGTGACAACAGGTACAATCGTTCTTCCCCAGACTACTCATATCCTGTGATCGACAGAACTCTTAAATCTGGCGAAAGAAATGAAATCAGTTATGATAATCAAACGAAAAGCTATCTCGATCGCGATTTTAGAAACGGACATGATGCCGATCCTGAGTCCGATGAAGATTTGAAAGGGTTAGGTTATGAAGAGTACCGTCGACTCAAGCGCCAGAGACtgaggaagaatttgaaaatttttataTGGAATTGTACTCCTAGTCCCCCTAGGGATTCGAATATAGCGCTGGAAGGAAAACTAGAAGATGATGGAGTAGAAGACGAACGCCTTGATAAAGAGGGTGTTAAAGTAAAGCGGAGCATAAAAAAATTGTCAGAGAGTGAACCTGCGTCGAAGTCTACTGATTCTGAACCTGAGTCGGATGATTCTAGGTCAAAAACGAAGAGAAAGCTTAGAAAATCTGATTCAAGACGCAAAAGTAGGCGGACAAAATATGTTTCTGAGAGTGACAACGATTCTGAGTTGGAGTCTGCTGATTCTGAATCGGAAACAGATGATTCTAGGTCAAGGAAAAGGAGCACGGTCAGAAAATCCAGGTCTACACGCAGGAGTAAGAGATCAAAATCTGTTCCTGACAGTGATAGTGATTCAGAGGGGTCCAGTGATGATGAATCGGAAGAAGAAAGGAGACGACTTAGGAGAAGAAATAGAAAGAAGAGTAGAAAGACAAACACAAGTTTTAAGAGAAAGAACAGCCGTAAGAAGAGCTTATCGAGTGATCTTGGCAGTGGAGACAAAAGTGAAACTCAGAGTTCTGATGTTAATGATGATGCTAAGTCGAAGAAATTGAAGCATGATTTATCTACAAGGTCTGAAAGAAGCAAGAGGAAGAGAAAATCAGAGAGCCCCGGCACATATTCACGCGAGAGTGATTTTGATTCGGAAAAGGATGCAAATGGTGTTCAAGAAAAGGTGAATGAAGTTAATGTGAACGATGATGTAAAAAGCGAGGTGATTAAGTTCAAGGAAATGATTGAGTCACGGAAGAAGCCCGTgtcagatgatgatgatgatgcagATGTGGGTCCGATGCCTTTGCCAAGAGCAGAAGGGCATATAAGCTACGGTGGTGCGCTCAGGCCTGGTGAAGGTGATGCCATAGCCCAATATGTTCAGCAAGGGAAGCGTATCCCTCGTAGAGGTGAAGTGGGTCTTTCAGCTGAAGAGATTTCTAAGTTTGAGAGTCTTGGCTATGTGATGAGTGGTAGCAGACATCAGAGGATGAATGCCATTCGTATCAGAAAAGAAAATCAGGTTTACAGTGCAGAGGATAAACGGGCTCTGGCGATGTTTAACTATGAGGAGAAGGCCAAGCGTGAACAGAAGGTCATGGCTGATTTGCAGCGGTTGGTTCATCGTCATATTGGGCAGGATTCAGGTCCTTCTCACGACCCATTCAGTGGAAGGACTGGTGAGGAGGTTGAAGATGATTGA
- the LOC140831706 gene encoding small ribosomal subunit protein eS24z-like has product MADKAVTIRTRKFMTNRLLSRKQFIIDVLHPGRPNVSKAELKEKLARMYEVRDPNAIFVFKFRTHFGGGKSTGFGLIYDSVENAKKFEPKYRLIRNGLDTKIEKSRKQMKERKNRAKKIRGVKKTKAGDAAKAGKKK; this is encoded by the exons ATGGCTGACAAGGCTGTAACGATTAGAACAAGGAAGTTCATGACAAATCGTCTCCTTTCCAGGAAACAATTC ATCATTGACGTGTTACATCCAGGAAGGCCCAATGTTTCTAAG GCTGAGTTGAAGGAGAAATTGGCGAGGATGTATGAGGTAAGGGATCCAAATGCCATCTTCGTATTCAAATTCCGGACTCACTTTGGAGGAGGGAAATCTACTGGTTTTGGCTTGATCTATGATTCTGTTGAAAATGCAAAGAAGTTTGAACCCAAATACCGGCTCATCAGG AATGGTCTTGATACCAAGATCGAGAAGTCAAGGAAGCAGATGAAAGAAAGGAAGAACAGAGCAAAGAAGATTCGAGGTGTTAAGAAG ACTAAGGCTGGAGATGCAGCTAAAGCCGGCAAGAAGAAATAA
- the LOC140812640 gene encoding late embryogenesis abundant protein D-34-like, with the protein MSHQQPRRPEAVKYGDVFHVSGQLARTPIAPQDAATIQAAENMVLGEVPKGGVAATMQSAASWNERRGVVGHNDITDIVSDQGAAVSQTDVDGYRVITEAIGGQIVGRYGQPREVTTANPDVDPDACTIGEALEATAISAADKPVDESDAAAIQAAEARATGLGHVVPGGLGAEAKSAAEHNARIARDEGKTTLEDVLTDATEKLTGDKAVTREDAQGVIQAEISNTPYMAAHPGGVAASMAAAARLNQQK; encoded by the exons ATGAGTCACCAGCAACCACGGAGGCCGGAAGCTGTCAAGTATGGAGACGTTTTCCACGTCTCCGGTCAGCTAGCTCGGACACCCATAGCACCACAGGACGCCGCTACCATTCAGGCCGCCGAGAACATGGTACTCGGTGAGGTCCCGAAGGGTGGTGTGGCGGCTACCATGCAATCAGCTGCCAGCTGGAATGAGCGACGCGGTGTGGTTGGTCACAATGACATTACTGACATCGTGAGCGATCAGGGAGCTGCCGTGTCACAAACCGATGTCGATGGCTATCGCGTCATAACAGAAGCCATTGGGGGACAG ATTGTGGGACGATATGGGCAACCAAGGGAAGTGACAACGGCTAACCCAGATGTGGACCCTGACGCATGTACCATCGGCGAAGCACTAGAGGCCACAGCCATTTCCGCTGCAGACAAACCAGTTGATGAAAGCGACGCCGCCGCAATACAGGCTGCGGAGGCTAGAGCCACGGGGCTGGGCCATGTGGTGCCTGGCGGCTTAGGAGCAGAAGCAAAATCAGCCGCCGAACACAATGCCAGGATAGCCCGGGATGAGGGCAAAACCACGCTTGAGGACGTTTTAACG GATGCGACGGAGAAACTGACTGGTGATAAAGCTGTGACGAGAGAAGATGCGCAGGGAGTGATACAGGCTGAGATAAGCAACACGCCCTATATGGCAGCGCACCCTGGTGGCGTGGCCGCGTCCATGGCGGCTGCAGCGAGGCTTAACCAACAGAAATGA